The genomic region AGAGGACACATACCCGTCGCAGATCCAGCACATCCTGCAGCATGAAGCGGATGCGGGATGATGTCTTCTTTTCcttaataattttttccatctgGTTGAAATATTGATCCATTCGGGGCTAGGGACAAGCAAAAGGACCAGATCAGGAACTTCTAATACCTCATACCTCCCTGCTCCTCCTTGGGCCCTCTGCTTCATCACTGTGGCTCAGTGGCCCAGACACGACGGCCCAACAAGATCATCAGTGTACAGCAGGCCCACACTTCAGCCTCCAGGACCCCTACCTTGGCTTTCTCGAAGTCCAGGTCTTTGCCAATGGTAGTGAGCAGACGGCAAAGGCATTCAAGGGACTCTTCGTCATGGTTCTTAAGTAGTTTGACCACGCAGTCATGCATTATTGCCTCTGTTAACATCTTCAGTTTAAACAACTCCCCGATAAACTTGATGTTCCCTAGAGAACGCCGCCGGGCTATGTCCCGAGCCTCTTCCAGCTCTTCCTTCAGGCGCCCCCGTTCCTCTGCCTGCCAGTCAAGGAACAGGGATCATGTCAAGATACTCAGCCACTCTGCTTTAAAACCCTTCTCTGCTATCTAGATGTCTACACCTAGCAGCAGCACTCATGTCTTAAGGTAGAGAAACACCCCAAACCACCACTATGCCCACTCCTCTTAGCCCCACCCCACATTCTACAGCTGAGTAGTATCAGGACATCTGGGTGGGAGAAAATGGCAAGCAGGTGGTGGCATTAGCAGTGGGTGGGTGTTCTCTCACCGTAGCGGCTTCATCCATCTCTTTTTGCTTCTTCTCAAAAACTTCATCATCATCTTTGTCTTTCTCAAACTCCTTCTGACATCTATTCAATAGCAGTTTTCGGAAGTTCACAGTCATTGTTGGCTTTTCCGTTGTGGGCACTTTCAGCTGTAAGTCAGAAAATGTCATACTCAGACTAATCTAGGACAGTGAAAGCCCTCTAGGGGTCTTTAACTACCTGACTCAGCAAGACCTCTGGCCCCAACTATGCCTCCTCCTGGCTGCCATCAACAGCACAGGCTGGGGGTAACCAAAAAGCTCAACTCAAGACCTAGGAATAGGAATGGGATGCAAGACCATGAGATTTAGAAAACAGTGGGTTCGAAAACAACGGTGGAAACTAACCGCCATGAGGCAGCGGCACATATTGGCATAGGCCACAGAGAAGTTGGGTTCTGAAATGGCCTTCTCGAAGATGAGGTCAATGACTCCTTTGAGGCGTTCCTCGGTATCAATGGCCAGCTGTGTCACCTGCTTCATCAGCTGCTGGAACATCTGGGGTGTCAGCTTATTCAGGATGGAGCGTACCCTGCGGAACAGGTCCTGGAGGAAGACACATGGGATCCAGTGAAGTTTTCAGAACAGAAGCTGCTGGGAGGGACAAGAGAGGGTGGTGGGAACTAGGCAGATGCTAGTGAAAAGGAtggacagaaacaaaaaggacacAACTGGCTCAGAGGGCAGAGCCTGAGAAGGAATGGGGACCAAAAGCAGGACTTGTCAATACCTGGGTTTTGCTGCCATCAGCATCCTCTTCCCCTCGGTCTTTATCAGCTGCCGTCCGCTTGCTGCTGGGTTTCCAGGCTTTCTCCGCTTTGTTCAGTTTTATATCTTCAGTCATTAACACTGTTGCAATGATCTTACGAGGTTCCTTTCGGAGGCCCTGCTGAGAGCGCCGGGGTCCCAGGCCAGCCTGCTAAACAAGGGATAAGGACAAGAGACGATACAGAACTAGTCAGCACAACACGTGACAACGCCACCTCACACCTCCCTGGCAGACTGCTCTCGGATCCCCAACAAGGAGACACAAGGGAGCCACCCACTCTCACACCCCATGCCCATCTGCTCCTCTACCAGTCCCACTCACCGGCCCTCGGGGCAGCTCCCCACCTGGCCCACCCCTTGGGGGCCCACGATTGCTAAGGGCTGGTCGACCAAGGTTGGCAAAGGGTGGAGTGAAGTCTGGGCCGCAATTTATGCCTGGTAGTCTGCTGGGATCAAGTGGTCGCAGTGGTGTTTTATTGGCCTGCAAAGAGAACAGAGAAGGTCTCATACACAGGCTGTGGCTATTGACTACTCCTTCAGAATCTCAGGCTCCTTCCTCCCCAGTGCATCCAGCCCACTCGGCCCAAAATTAACCCCACATACACACCCTTATGCCCACCAACCTTGTCCAATACCACATCACTGATATGGGGCAATCCCTCTGGCTTCTGCATACTGGCAAAGATGAATTGAAAGCCAAGCAGGAACTCACGATCATAACGTTTTTTCTCCTCAAGGTTTAAAGGTTTCCACTGATCTGCAAGAAGAGAGGATGAGCCATTCACCTGGGGTCCTGACAAGAGCACTCAGTCATTCTCAACCCTTCCTTCAGCATACCTGACTTATATTCATACTTCTGCTCCCCAGGCTGAATGTTCTCAGCATTGTGAATTTTGTCTTCCTTTGAGTCCCAGGTCTCCTCTGTCTCTTCAGGCCTTGGGGACATGCTGCTGCCCTCAGACTCTGGGCCTGGACTGATGCCTGCAGGAGGCTGATTTTCCACCTCTGGTACTCCTGGGTTCACCTGTAACCATGGAACATCAAGTTTTGGTTACAGAATGACCACTGTTCTGTGTTCTATACCCAAACTCTGCCCTCTCCCCTTGGCTACTTTGTTTCCTCCTTACCTCCTTGAAGGCATCTAGAAGGTCTCCCACAGCCTCCTTCTTATTTAGCTCCTTAATTTTCCGTCTCCTCTTTGGCACAGATActgccactatttaaaaaaaaaggtgggagCAATTTAAGGAGTACCCCTAATTCCTGGGAAGAATAAAAAGTATCTCCTTTACTCCCATCATGCACTCTCTAGATTTACAATTCCTCATTCTAGTTCTCCTAGGTTCCATCAGTGCTTCTGTGACCCCGACACAATGGCACAAATGCGAGGTCATCAGTGAGAGAAGGAACCACACCAACCAGTCTGCCCCACCTCTACCATCCAGCCACACCTTACCTTGGGTGGCTGCTGCTGCCTCCAAATTCTGGGGCAGGTGGGCTGGGGCATGGGTGCTCTCTGGAGGGAGCAgttcctctcctcctttctcaccctcagcttctcctccttctccttcttcttcctcttcttcctcttcctcgaTTTCCTCCTCCTGAGCCAGGGAAGTAGCTGGAGGAGCCACAGCTGGAGTGGCAGAGGGGACGGTGGGGGGAGACACTGATGCTGTCACCTCCTTGGCCTGCTCCTTGGGCTCACTCAATGGGCTTAAGTCCACAGCTGGTGGCGAGGGGGCTCCGTTGACCAGTTCCTCAGGTTGGACAGTTGGAGCAATGGGCACAGGAGGTTCAGAGGGGCAAGtcaggggagagagagggggaagctCTGGGCTTGGCTCCACCTCTGGTTCCAGATCCTCAGATGGAACCACACCATTAGGCTCATGAGGAATTTCCACCTTGTGAGATGCAAGTGGCGTGGGAACCTGGAGAGGACTGGAAGAGAACTCAGATTCTGGAACTGGTTTGCTAAGTGTCACTTCTACCTCCAGTATGGGTTCAGAGAGGGCAGTAGGTTCTGGAGACAGGCAATATGGCTCCCCAGTATCATGGGGTATGGGCGCTGATTCTTCTACAGACATTTGTATCATCCCCGTTGTCAGAGTGTCTCCAGGAATAGAGAGGACTGCAAGATTAGGCTCAGACCCCGGTTCCAAGATTGGGGGTGGTGATGGGGTCGGAGAAGGTGATGAAGGCTGGGATTCTGAAGGGCTGTGCTCTGGGCCAGGCAGCCCTGGCCGACCCCCAATGATTGCTCCCTGAGACCGGTCATCTGCACCACAGGAAGGAAGAGTAATTAAAGGCAAGTTCTTCACTGCTGctgttcctcctcctccttctcccaacTAAGACATTCCAACTTAACACCCTCCTCCAACTTCTCCCATCTAAGCTATTTCCCCCTTCTCACCCAAAAGCCCATTTACACTCAAAATCTCACTACTTGAAACCTAAAAGTCATTCTCCTCCCAGTTCCATTGTTCCACCTACTCGGTATCACAAATCATTGCACTCCTTTTCCCCATAAAAGCTCTATTCCACCTGCTTACTTACCTGGCCGGACAATGACAGCAACCTGGGGCGTCTCCCCATTAGCTTGAGGCTCCAGACCGCCTCCCATCTGCAGGACACAAACAAAGTTACCAAGTTTGCCCTGAAGAATCCCACAACCTTTTTTTCCTAGGCCATTTCTATTTAGCTCTGCCTAGAGATCCAGTAAAGCAGGGAAATAAATCCTTTAGTTGAAGGAAAGGATCAAGGGACTTGGGGGTTCTGAGCAAAACAGCCAAACTCACAGCCAGGTAGTCACTCAAGGGGCAGAGAGACCATacctggggaggggtgggtgtGGAGGTGGTACGGGCCCCAGACATGATCTCTTCTGTGATATCCTTCCCTCCTTGGTTGGGATCTCGAATTCGGatctgggaaaaaaaagttaCGGGATAAGCGGTGAGCACCTCTCCACCCTGACCCTACTCCTAGGCTCCaggccacccccccaccccccactgggAAGCAGGTGAGTGAGTGCCAGAAACCCCATGAGTTCTACTGTCAACCCATTCACCTGCTCTTGTAGTCCTTGACCTGGCCCCCACCCCTAGGAGATCCTTGACCTCACAGAGCAGCCCAGTACATCACAATGCCCCTGcctccctcacccctgccccaccAACAGTCCCCAAGTTAGTGGCTACAAACACTGGGGCCCAGGACCCCCATTTAACACCCATGTGGCTCACTTGCAGCTAGTCTGCCTGATCTCTGGGGGCAGGGCCCAAATCCAGTAGGTGGAGCCAGGGTGACTCAGCGGCTTCCCCAGCCCTGGCACCCTATTCTGGGCACCACGCCCAGAGCTTGAGGACTGAGCAGAGGCGGAGGCCCAGAGAACTACCAGAACtaaggggcggggaggggggggggcacTGGAAACAAACCATTTCCAAGGCAAGCCACCAGAAACCCAAAACCAAGCACAGTTCTTGTAGACCCCCAGAGCCCAGGTCTCTCAGGAATTTTCCCACTAGCCACTCCAGTCTTTCCATAAGAGTCTTCTACACTGAAATCTGAGGCCCTACAAAGAACCTGAGCACTCCACAGACCCCCATTCTCTGCCCACTTTCAGCTGACAATCTCCTTCCTCACACTCCCTGACCCACAATGCCCCAGCAGCTCCTAACCTTGAGTCTCCCCTTCCCAAATGTCCCAGGGCTACTTGCTGCTACTCACCGTCTTACGCTCCCTCTTGGGAGCAATCTGGGGTGGCTGGTTCATCAAAACTGGGGCGGGGGCCACGCCAGTGGGAAACTGCTGCACGCCTTGCGCTGGGTAGTAGGCACcagctgagggggtggggggagtagaCAGGAAGAAGGGTAGCAGCGTCAGGGCCCAACCACACACAAATGCCTGCTTGAACCTCTCATCACCCACAGCCGGCCCCTTGCCCTGCCccgccctcctcccccagggaaGTAGGTGTCTATCCAAGCTGGGGAACCAGTCTGAACTGCGTTTACAAGAATTCCTGACACTGACACCCGCACACCTTGTAGGCAGACACTCCTTCCTCACCACACGCCAGCTACCGAAAGACTTCTATCTGTTCCTCTCTACCCCATAAGGTACTGTGTATGCACCAACCCAGAACACGTACACACAAACTCTGAGAGCGCCACAACTACTTAACCTGAAACAGAATCAGGTCTTTGGCCAGGACTGAGAAAAACAGATTTGCCAACCCTGTTCCACTCAACCTGAGTTCGGTTTGACTCTCTAAAGCCCTTTGCTAAGGagcaaggaaacaaaaagaaacattatGAACTGGACCCAGAATGAGGAAAATTAATACCTTAAAGCAATGGTCTTTAAAGGGGGGTGTATTTTTTAAACTCTTCCCTAATTTTCACTTGTTTTTATAGACAAAGACACAAGGGTTTTGTTTAAATTATGCATATgtattaacaaacaaaaatatacacGTATTAGAGGTACATACTCAAAATTTATCCTGATAGGTGATCAAAGTTTTGGAAACCACTGCCATAAAAGACAGACTAATCCTTCCctagaatataaatgaaaaatagctacAAAACCCTCCCAAAGCCATGTTACATGGGCTCTCCCAAACCATGGAAGGCATGTCACGAGGAATGCTTACTGACAGGCCCCCAAGCCAGTGCCTGATCCTACATTCCTTGACCTGAGGAAGGCCCCAACTCTCTTGGCAATAGAATCAAATCTTCTCCCCCACACCACTGCCAGTTAAATATTAAGCACCAGTCCCTACCATCTATCAACCCTATCATTTTTAGACCAAGAGCCAAGCctgggatgggtcttaatgcttTAGAAGTAAGTAGATCAGTTTAGATGCTCCCTGGCACTGTCACCTCTGACTTCCTCCCCAGCTTACCGTAGGTCCCAAACTCTGTAGGGCTTGCACCCGGATAGAAGCTGGGGGCTCCTGGCTGCACAGGGTACTGCTGTGTTGGGACAACATATGTGGAACGCCCctggtggggggaaggggaggggaggagagaagggattAAAGGAGCTATGAGTACCACATCAGACTACAAAGAGAATGGAGGGCAGAACAGAACAAGCCAACTCTGGGCAATGACCAGAAGGAAGTCCCACCTCTAGAGAAGAGATGGCACTGGAGGGTCAGGGTAGGGAAGGTGAGGGTTGGGGGGGACAAGGTCCTATGGCTTCCAGCCCCCAAGCCTCCAGCCTCACCTGTCCAGGGATGTAGTAGGCCCCCTGGGAGGCTGGGTAGGAGATCTGGGAAGGGATCATCATTACTTGGGATCCAGCAGGGTAGACATGGGCAGCTGGGCCAGGGCGGGCGGGGGCTGCACTCTGCACTCGGGAGGCTGCACTGCTCGGGGGCTGGGCCCGGCTAGGGTAGAAGTGCTGTCAGGAGGGAGGAAGGTAGTTGGCATcgggaaggagaggaaggggacAGCAAAATGGCCACTCCAAAAAGTTGCTGTAGTCTGGAGAGAAGTGCTGGGGGCTTTGGAGCACTGGGGACCAATTCTTCCAAGACCCAGTTTTCCAACTAATGGCCTCCTACTCACTTGTATTCACACATGGCCTCCAAATTCAGGTATACACTTTGCATCCTGCGTATGTTTTACTCCTCACTGCCATGCATACATACTCATGTCACCTCCACCAGACTACCCCTCTGCAGGGGCTCCTAACACCCAGGTGCATCATGCCTAAGTAGGCCCTTTCAGGCAACATATAACCCAACATGCACTGCTCCACCCTAAGGTACTGAAGAGAAGCTAACCTCTAACATGCAACAGTTCCCCAGTTTCCAGATACGCTCGCTGCAAAATTTAGCCCCTAACATGCAGTAGTCAGCCTCAGTCTGAGGACCTGTACAGCAAACAGGTCCCCACCCTGAAAACTCCCAGTCTTTGTGTGTAGCCTCTGACTAGGGTGGAAGGTAAGGGTAAGACCAGGAGAGGTCAAGGATTAGGAAAAGGATTTTACC from Choloepus didactylus isolate mChoDid1 chromosome 1, mChoDid1.pri, whole genome shotgun sequence harbors:
- the EIF4G1 gene encoding eukaryotic translation initiation factor 4 gamma 1 isoform X5, encoding MNKASQPTGPPPAPSPGLPQPAFPPGQTAPVVFSTPQATQMNTPSQPRQHFYPSRAQPPSSAASRVQSAAPARPGPAAHVYPAGSQVMMIPSQISYPASQGAYYIPGQGRSTYVVPTQQYPVQPGAPSFYPGASPTEFGTYAGAYYPAQGVQQFPTGVAPAPVLMNQPPQIAPKRERKTIRIRDPNQGGKDITEEIMSGARTTSTPTPPQMGGGLEPQANGETPQVAVIVRPDDRSQGAIIGGRPGLPGPEHSPSESQPSSPSPTPSPPPILEPGSEPNLAVLSIPGDTLTTGMIQMSVEESAPIPHDTGEPYCLSPEPTALSEPILEVEVTLSKPVPESEFSSSPLQVPTPLASHKVEIPHEPNGVVPSEDLEPEVEPSPELPPLSPLTCPSEPPVPIAPTVQPEELVNGAPSPPAVDLSPLSEPKEQAKEVTASVSPPTVPSATPAVAPPATSLAQEEEIEEEEEEEEEGEGGEAEGEKGGEELLPPESTHAPAHLPQNLEAAAATQVAVSVPKRRRKIKELNKKEAVGDLLDAFKEVNPGVPEVENQPPAGISPGPESEGSSMSPRPEETEETWDSKEDKIHNAENIQPGEQKYEYKSDQWKPLNLEEKKRYDREFLLGFQFIFASMQKPEGLPHISDVVLDKANKTPLRPLDPSRLPGINCGPDFTPPFANLGRPALSNRGPPRGGPGGELPRGPAGLGPRRSQQGLRKEPRKIIATVLMTEDIKLNKAEKAWKPSSKRTAADKDRGEEDADGSKTQDLFRRVRSILNKLTPQMFQQLMKQVTQLAIDTEERLKGVIDLIFEKAISEPNFSVAYANMCRCLMALKVPTTEKPTMTVNFRKLLLNRCQKEFEKDKDDDEVFEKKQKEMDEAATAEERGRLKEELEEARDIARRRSLGNIKFIGELFKLKMLTEAIMHDCVVKLLKNHDEESLECLCRLLTTIGKDLDFEKAKPRMDQYFNQMEKIIKEKKTSSRIRFMLQDVLDLRRSNWVPRRGDQGPKTIDQIHKEAEMEEHREHIKVQQLMAKGSDKRRGGPPGPPISRGLPLVDDGGWNTVPISKGSRPIDTSRLTKITKPGSIDSNNQLFAPGGRLSWGKGSSGGSGAKPSDAVSEAARPATSTLNRFSALQQAVPTESTDNRRVVQRSSLSRERGEKAGDRGDRLERSERGGDRGDRLDRARTPATKRSFSKEVEERSRERPTQPEGLRKAASLTEDRDRGRDTVKREAALPPVSPPKSSLSEEEMEKKSKAIIEEYLHLNDMKEAVQCVQELSSPSLLFIFVRHGIESTLERTAVAREHMGRLLHQLLCAGHLSTAQYFQGLYEILELAEDMEIDIPHVWLYLAELVTPILQEGGVPMGELFRETAKPLRPLGKAASLLLEILGLLCKSMGSKKVGMMWQEAGLSWKEFLPEGQDIVAFIVEQKVEYTLGEESEAPGQRSLPSEELSRQLEKLLKENSSNQRVSDWIEANLSEQQVASNTLVRALMTTVCYSAIIFETPLRVDVAVLKARAKLLQKYLCDEQKELQALYALQALVVTLEQPANLLRMFFDALYDEDVVKEDTFYSWESSKDPAEQQGKGVALKSVTAFFKWLREAEEEESDHN